The Lebetimonas natsushimae genomic sequence TTATCATATTGTTACCGCCGCCGCCAACTCCGATAACTTTGATTTTAGGCCCTTCTATTTCTTCTCTTATTGAAAATAGTTCGTTATTAGTTAGATTTTCCATTTTTTCCCCTTTTTAAAATAGATTATTTATCCAATTAATCAGTTTTTTTATCGGATTGGTTGTATTTTTGGTTTTTTTCGGAATTTCAGCTAAAACTTCTTTTTCCTCTTTTTTTTCAAACAATTCATTTTTAGAAGGTATATTTTCAGCTAAATCTAAAGAATGAAAGTTTTGATTGGAATCTTTTTCATATTTACTGTTTTCTCCGTTTGCATAAAGAATTAATCCTATTATTGTTGCAAATTCAGGAGATTTTAGATTTTCTACAAGTCCTTCTATTTCTTTTGGATACCCAATCCTGACTGGCAAACCGTCAAAAAAATTTGATGCAATTTCTCTTACATTGTAAAAATTTGTAAATCCTCCTGTAAGCACTATACCGGTACCTATTTTATCTTTTAATTTTGAATCATCCAGTTTTTTGTTAAGAAGTAAAAATGTCTCTTCAACCCTTGCAGAAATAACCTGTGTTATTGTGGAAATGGAAGCTTTCTGTTTTTCGGATTCATTTCCTATTACTGAAATTTCTATTAAATCTTCGGAATTATTTACATAATTTTCAAAATTTAGTTTTATATTTTCTGCATCTTTTAAAGTGGTATGCAGAGCGATTGATAAGTCATGGGTTATATGATGACTTCCTATTGGCAAATAATCGGTATAACTTAGGGCTTTATTTACAAATATTGCTATGTCACAAGTTGCTGCTCCAATATCCATAACTGCAACACCAAGTTCTTTTTCGTCATCTTTTAAAACAGCTAAAGCGCTTGCATAACCGGAATTTACAATTTTGTCTATTTCAATTCCCGCCGATTTAAAAGTTTTTTTGAGATTATCCAGGCCGCTTTTTTGCGCAATAATTATATGAAGAGTTACTTCAAGTCTACTTCCACTCATTCCCACCGGATCTTCAATTTCACTTGAATCATCTAATTTGAAATTATACGGAATGGCTTGAATAGGAACATAATCATTTGGAATAGCGGCATTTATCATTGCACTGTTAATTGCCCTGTTTATTTCTTTAATTGTAACTTCTCTGTTTGGAACATTTACTATTCCATAACTTTTTATACTTTTAGTATAAGCGCTTGAAATTGAAATAACCGCTTTGTTTATTTCAATTCCGGCCACTCTTTTTGCATCGTTTACCGCCTGTTTTATTGATTTACTTGCTTCTTCAATATTAGTTATAATACCTTTTTTAACACCTTTTGATTTAGCTATTCCGGTTCCGCTGATAGTTAATGTGTCCTTATTGTCGGCTATTATTGCTGTTGTTTTAGAACTTCCCACATCTATAGCGAGTATTGCCAATTTAATTCCTTTATTTTACATAACTTTTTATGTGATATTTTTGCATCAGTTCTTTTATCAAATCATCAATTGCCTGAGAGTTTAATAAATTCTCAGTTAAAATTCCGATTTGTGCCTTGTTTTGTTTATATTTGTTTTCATCAAGCAATTTTTGTTCCGTAATTTGATAAACCACAGCTTTTTGCGGATTTTGAGATGGAATTAGGAAAAATCCTTTAGGTTTGTCTGATAAAAACAGGTTAAATAAAAATTCGGTTGCTTCTTCAGGTTTTAGAGATTTTATTTTATTAGCATCATATTTTGTAACGAATCCAATATTTTTACCTTTAAAATTTTTCAGAGCGTATTTGGCTTGATTAATCAAAGCATCTTTTGTCTTTATATTAAGTAAATCTTTTAACACATATACTCTGGCTTTTTGAAATGGCATTGGTTTTGGCTTGATTTCTTCAATCAGCAATGCGCTTATATAAAAATTGTCTTTAATAAAAGGTTTTAAATAACCTTTATTAATTAGCTCTTGCATTTTATCTGAGGGGATTAAATTATTGTTTAAAGGAAGTGTGTATAAATCGTAATTTTTAGCGCCTTCTTTTAATTTTTTATATGATAATACTGCATTTCTAAGAGATTTTTTTGCAAGTAGATCTTTTTTCACTTTATCCACCGCTTTTTCAAAAGGGATTATTTCCCCGTTTTCGTTTTTATATTCATTTTTGTTGTTTTCGTAATATTCTTTTAATTCTTTGTCTGTTACCACCCCTTTAATAGGAGTTTTGACAATTGCAATTTTATACATTTCAGGGCTTTTATATTTATCTTTATTTTTTTCCCAGAATTTTTTTAATTCATCTTCATTTATATTAACTTTTACAGAATTTTTATTTATTACTCGAATTGATATATTGTCGGCATTATATAAAGCACTGGCAATACTTAATGTTTCGGTTTTTCCAGGTTTCAAATGAAGCGCTTGCGTTAATTTTTGGACTAAGAGCTGTTTTCTTAAATTTTCTTCAAATTCTTTGGCTTTGAGTCCGTTCATTTGAAGATATTTTTTATAAGTTTTTGTATCTTTAAAAGTATCAATGATTGCTTTTGCAACTTCTTCATCAGTTACATAAAGCCCCAAGTTTTTGGCATATTCCCTTAAAAGCCCCTGTTCTATAGCCATTTTAAAAGCCTGCTGTTTAAGTCCCAGTTTTTCTGCGGTTGCATCATCAAGTTTTCCGCCGAGTTTTTGGTTTAGGTCCATAAAAAGATTATTATAAATTTCCTGCACATCCTGAATAGAAACTTCGGTATTTCCGTTAATTTCCGCAACGGTTGAAGATTTTGAAGCAAGATTAAACTGTCCCCATCCTACAAATCCGGCTCCTATAAAAGCTATTGTGGCTACCCATATTGTAATTACCAGCCACTTTCTGTGTGTTTGCATCCATTCAATCATTAAAAACCTTTTTTTGTGATATTATAATAAAAAAAAACATCCTAAAGAAGGGATTTTGATGAAAAATGAAGAAATTATGAAAAAAGATTTAAAATATAACTGGCATCCTTGTACTCAAATGAAAGATCATGAGTTTTTACCTCTTATCCCTATAAAAAAAGGTGAAGGTGTTTATTTAATCGATTTTGACGATAACAGATACATAGATGCGATAAGCAGCTGGTGGGTAAATCTTTTTGGACATTCTAATCCTTATATCAATAAAAAAATAAAAGAACAGCTTGAGACCCTTGAACATGTAATTTTTGCAGGATTTACACATCCTCAGGCAATAAGGCTAAGTGAGAGGCTTTGTAATTTAACAGGTTTTGATAAGGTGTTTTATGCAGACAATGGAAGCAGCGCTGTAGAAGTGGCAATAAAAATGAGTTTTCATTATTGGAAAAATAAAGGAGAAGTCAGACCTTTGTTTTTTTCTTTAAAAAATTCATATCACGGAGAAACAATAGGTGCTCTCAGTGTCGGGGATGTAGGACTTTATAAAGATACATACAGGGAAATTTTAATAAAAAATATAACGCTTCCGATTCCTGAAAATAAAAGTGATGAGGCGGCGGAAGAAGCATTAAAAAAGGCAAGAGTATTTTTTGAAAGATATTATAAGGAGATTTCGGCTTTAATTGTTGAACCGTTGATTCAGTGTGCTGGAAATATGAAAATGCATTCTCCTTTGTTTGTAAAGGGACTTAAAAAGTTATGTGAAGAATTTAATATTCATTTGATAGCTGATGAAATTGCCGTCGGATTTGGTAGAAGCGGTAGTATGTTTGCGTGTGAACAGGCCGGGATAAAACCTGATTTTATGTGTTTGAGTAAAGGCCTTACAGGCGGATATTTGCCACTGAGTGTTGTTTTGACAACAGATAAAATATATTCGGCGTTTTACTGTGATTACAAGGAGTTAAAAGCATTTTTACATTCCCATTCATATACCGCAAATGCATTAGGGTGTGCGGCCGCAAATGCTACTCTTGATATTTTTGAAAATGCAAAATGGACAGAAAAAAATGGAAAATGGGAATTGAAAATGGAAAATGAAAAATGTAAAATGGAAAATGAAGAATTAAATGTTTTGGAATATAATAAAATTATAAGTAGTTATATTTGGGAGAGGTTGCAGAAATTTAAAGAATTGAAAAATGTAAAAGAGATTCGTCAAACGGGAATGATTAGTGCAATAGAGATGATTGATTATCCGTTTGAAAAAAGAATGGGGCTTAAGGTTTATGAATTTGGTCTTAAAAACGGGGTATTGTTAAGACCTCTTGGAAATGTAATTTATTTTATG encodes the following:
- the ftsA gene encoding cell division protein FtsA, translated to MAILAIDVGSSKTTAIIADNKDTLTISGTGIAKSKGVKKGIITNIEEASKSIKQAVNDAKRVAGIEINKAVISISSAYTKSIKSYGIVNVPNREVTIKEINRAINSAMINAAIPNDYVPIQAIPYNFKLDDSSEIEDPVGMSGSRLEVTLHIIIAQKSGLDNLKKTFKSAGIEIDKIVNSGYASALAVLKDDEKELGVAVMDIGAATCDIAIFVNKALSYTDYLPIGSHHITHDLSIALHTTLKDAENIKLNFENYVNNSEDLIEISVIGNESEKQKASISTITQVISARVEETFLLLNKKLDDSKLKDKIGTGIVLTGGFTNFYNVREIASNFFDGLPVRIGYPKEIEGLVENLKSPEFATIIGLILYANGENSKYEKDSNQNFHSLDLAENIPSKNELFEKKEEKEVLAEIPKKTKNTTNPIKKLINWINNLF
- a CDS encoding SurA N-terminal domain-containing protein; translation: MIEWMQTHRKWLVITIWVATIAFIGAGFVGWGQFNLASKSSTVAEINGNTEVSIQDVQEIYNNLFMDLNQKLGGKLDDATAEKLGLKQQAFKMAIEQGLLREYAKNLGLYVTDEEVAKAIIDTFKDTKTYKKYLQMNGLKAKEFEENLRKQLLVQKLTQALHLKPGKTETLSIASALYNADNISIRVINKNSVKVNINEDELKKFWEKNKDKYKSPEMYKIAIVKTPIKGVVTDKELKEYYENNKNEYKNENGEIIPFEKAVDKVKKDLLAKKSLRNAVLSYKKLKEGAKNYDLYTLPLNNNLIPSDKMQELINKGYLKPFIKDNFYISALLIEEIKPKPMPFQKARVYVLKDLLNIKTKDALINQAKYALKNFKGKNIGFVTKYDANKIKSLKPEEATEFLFNLFLSDKPKGFFLIPSQNPQKAVVYQITEQKLLDENKYKQNKAQIGILTENLLNSQAIDDLIKELMQKYHIKSYVK
- a CDS encoding adenosylmethionine--8-amino-7-oxononanoate transaminase is translated as MKNEEIMKKDLKYNWHPCTQMKDHEFLPLIPIKKGEGVYLIDFDDNRYIDAISSWWVNLFGHSNPYINKKIKEQLETLEHVIFAGFTHPQAIRLSERLCNLTGFDKVFYADNGSSAVEVAIKMSFHYWKNKGEVRPLFFSLKNSYHGETIGALSVGDVGLYKDTYREILIKNITLPIPENKSDEAAEEALKKARVFFERYYKEISALIVEPLIQCAGNMKMHSPLFVKGLKKLCEEFNIHLIADEIAVGFGRSGSMFACEQAGIKPDFMCLSKGLTGGYLPLSVVLTTDKIYSAFYCDYKELKAFLHSHSYTANALGCAAANATLDIFENAKWTEKNGKWELKMENEKCKMENEELNVLEYNKIISSYIWERLQKFKELKNVKEIRQTGMISAIEMIDYPFEKRMGLKVYEFGLKNGVLLRPLGNVIYFMPPYVIKKEEVDKMIDVAFNGIKKL